One Verrucomicrobiota bacterium DNA segment encodes these proteins:
- a CDS encoding helix-turn-helix domain-containing protein: protein MKAYSKDLREKIIRALESGMSQTQASIAFGVCRMTVSGYWQRYKKEGQVYCKQIGGYGKSKLRGLKTRSSNGLRPSLNSHSSN from the coding sequence ATGAAAGCATATAGTAAGGATTTAAGAGAGAAGATCATAAGAGCCCTAGAATCAGGCATGAGTCAAACACAGGCATCAATAGCCTTTGGAGTTTGCCGAATGACGGTGTCTGGATACTGGCAGCGCTATAAGAAAGAGGGTCAGGTCTATTGTAAGCAAATAGGAGGTTATGGTAAAAGTAAACTAAGAGGGCTGAAGACGAGGTCATCAAATGGATTGAGGCCAAGCCTGAACTCACACTCAAGCAACTAA
- a CDS encoding transposase has product MWYQLRWNPQRLVFLDETGVNTKMTPLYGRSLRGQRCQSHVPYGHWNSSTFLAALRHEKLTAPLLIEGAMDGAVFVGYIEQQLCPTLEQGDIVICDNLPAHRVKGVREAIEAAGAKLFYSPA; this is encoded by the coding sequence ATGTGGTATCAACTCCGCTGGAATCCACAACGACTTGTTTTCCTTGATGAGACAGGAGTCAATACCAAGATGACACCTCTCTATGGCCGGTCCTTGCGAGGCCAAAGGTGTCAGAGCCATGTTCCATACGGGCATTGGAATAGTTCAACATTCCTAGCAGCCTTAAGACATGAAAAGCTTACCGCCCCACTACTCATTGAAGGGGCAATGGACGGAGCGGTGTTCGTAGGCTATATCGAGCAGCAACTCTGCCCCACTTTGGAGCAAGGTGATATTGTCATCTGTGATAATTTGCCAGCTCACAGGGTCAAAGGGGTCAGAGAAGCTATCGAAGCTGCAGGAGCCAAACTTTTTTACTCACCAGCTTAG
- a CDS encoding redoxin domain-containing protein yields MAITVGTKAPDFTLKCKTNEGIQDITLSDNFGEKNTVLLFFPLAFTSVCTQEMCDITSGIKQYEELNAEVYAISVDSPFAQEVWAQKEKIDIKILSDLNKKTAQDYDVLLPDLLGLGSVSARAAFVINKDGEVIYSEQTPTPKDLPNFAEIKKALGETVTA; encoded by the coding sequence ATGGCTATAACAGTTGGAACTAAAGCTCCCGACTTCACCCTAAAGTGCAAAACAAACGAAGGGATTCAAGACATCACGCTTAGTGATAACTTTGGCGAGAAGAATACTGTTTTGCTCTTCTTCCCATTAGCATTCACTAGTGTATGCACTCAAGAAATGTGCGATATCACTTCTGGAATTAAGCAATATGAGGAACTAAATGCTGAAGTTTATGCTATCAGTGTGGATAGTCCATTTGCTCAAGAAGTGTGGGCTCAAAAAGAGAAAATTGACATCAAAATTTTGAGTGACCTCAACAAGAAAACAGCCCAGGATTATGACGTATTACTGCCTGATCTCTTAGGTTTAGGATCCGTCAGTGCGCGCGCCGCTTTCGTCATTAATAAAGACGGTGAAGTTATTTACAGTGAGCAAACGCCTACACCGAAAGACTTGCCAAACTTTGCCGAGATTAAAAAAGCTCTCGGCGAGACTGTCACGGCTTAA